The following DNA comes from Chthonomonadales bacterium.
CCATCCCGAGCGCGCCGCGCACCACCATCTGCGCCTTCCACACCCAGTAGAACGCCCACGCCGAGAACGCGAGATCGAGCGGCATGAAGTAGGTAAGCCCAACCGCGAAGGGATAGACGCAGAGCGGGGTCCAGCCCATCTCGGACCACGGCCGTTGTGTGAAATAGGGTGCGAGGTCTGCGCGCAGGTTGATGAGGGGGATCGACGGCCAGGCCGTCGCCAGCGCGTTCCATAGGTCGAGCCCACCGGCCAGCCCGAAGGCGAACCAGAACGCCCGGCTGCCCAGGAGCCGCTCCTGATGGACGAGAAGCGATACCGGCACCTGCACCAGTGGGAAGGCCAGGCGCTCATGCTCCGTCCAGCGGCGACGCAGCAGGCTGACGGCGCAGAGCATCGTCCAGACGAGGGCCAGCGTGAACACCAGCCAGGCCGCCAGCGGCAGCGCCCAGGCGCGCAGCGTCGCGGCCCGGTACAGAGTGGAGTTGCCGAGCCAGACCCCCTTCAGCGCGTCCGGGTCGGTCACCACCAGCCAGCGCGGCATGTGCGCCAGGTAGGTGCTGCCCCACGCCGGGTCCCCGGCGCGCTGCCAGTAGGGGTAGAGTAGCATGGTGCTGAGCACCTGCAGGAAGTCATGGCCGAAGACCGCCGTTGCGGCGCAGAGCAGCACGTAGAGCCCGACCAACTCGGCGGGCGTCAGCGCAAGGCGCGGGGCGCGGCGCGCCGCGAGGCGGTTGAGCAGGACCAGGGCGAACAGCGTGCCGAGGACGTTGAAGAAGAGCGAGAGCACGGTGGCGTGAACGAACGCCCAGACCACCTCCGTCTTCACGATCCAGTAGGCATGGAGCGGGGTCAACAGCAAGGCGAGGACCACCACGCGGCCGGTGAGGCCCGACCGTGGCGCCGAAGCCGGCGCCCCGGCGGGCGCGGCGCGCGACTCCGGGCCGGCGGGCTCGATCTGCCCGGCGCCTGAATGCGGGGACGTGTCCGGCGGGCTGGGAAGCGACACCCTCGCGATGGCCCTCCGATCGGGGAAGCGCCGCCGGCCCGGGCGGGCCGGCGGCGACCGGTCGCTGTGGGGAACGGCGGCGCTCCTACATTCGGCGCACCTGGGCGGGCGGAGCGCCCCGAAAGCCAGCCGGTGGGACCGGCGCCCCCTGGCCGTTCCCCGCCCCGGCGGGCAGCGGACCGCGCATGGGCTCCGGCACGACCGCCGCGGGCGCCCCGCCGCCCACGCTCCGCCAGGCCACGAACGCCAGGATCGCGGCGGCCACGGCGGCCAGCACGAACGCCTGCCACGTCTTCATCCGGCTCATGGCGATGGTCTCGCCCTCTCCGGCGCGCCGGCTCTCACTGCACGTCCGGCACGCCGACGCAGGGGCTCACCCAGCCGCGCGGCCAGTGATAGTCGTAGCCCCAGCCCGACCAGGAGGCCTGCACCAGCGAACGGTCCACCGCCATCGTCTTCACGTGGCCGTCCAGGAACAGCAGGTTGATGCGCGCGCCGGGGGCCCAGAACCCATTGGACAGCACCTCGCCGGCGCTGTGGAAGATCGCGTTCTCGTGGAACGCGAAGACCTGGGCGGGCGTCGGCACGCTGGCATCGCTCACCACCACACCCTGCCAGTTGGCGGGCAGGCCGGTGATGCCCGGCGGCAGGCTACACCAGCTAAAGTAGAAGCGGTAGTGGTACGAGCTCCACCGATCGCCCGGCAGACCCGAGGCCGAGCCATCCGACGGGCAACTCCATATTCCCTTTGGCCTGGTGCCCACTCCTCCTCCACCCTTGATGTAGGGATCGAGCTGGGATCCGACGGTGATCAGGCCGTCACGGTAGACGTCGTGGCCGGCATAGCCTTCGGCATAGGTGTCGGGCGGGCTCACGGCAGCCAGGTTGGTGACGTCCGGCACCGGTAGCATGCCGTCGTTGTCCTGCGTATACGACAACAGCGCCAGCCCGAGTTGCTTCAGGTTGGACACGCACGTGATACTGCGCGCCTGCTCCCTTGCGCGTGCGAACACCGGGAAGAGGATCGCGGCAAGGATCGCAATGATCGCGATGACGACGAGTAGCTCGATCAGCGTGAACCCGTTCCTTCGGTCCATGTGGATGGCTCCTTTCATCGGCTGCGGCGCTGGGCCGCCGGACACTCAGCGTGCGGCGGGCCGGCCGCCGCCGCAGGACTGCCGAACGACGATGTGCGGCGTGACGATGACGCGCCGCGGTGGCTGGCACCCATCTTGCAGGCGCTCCAGCACCATGCGCACGGCCTGCTCGGCGAATGCCTCGATGGGGTAATCGACGGTAGTAAGGCGCGGCCGCACCACCTCCGCCAGGTCCAGGTTGTCGAAGCCGACGACGGCGACGCGATCGGGTACCGCGATCCCCATGGCCTCGAGCTCGCGGAGGACCCCGGCGGCGAGGGTGTCGTTGTAGGCGAACAGGGCGTCGGGCGGCTCGGCCCGGGCCATGAGGCCGCTCAGTGTATCGGCGAGCGCCCTGTCGCCGTCGACCGCGGGGCACAGGCTGCCCTCTTCGGGCAGGCCGGCCTCGCGGATCGCCTCCAGGAAACCGCGTATGCGGTCGAACGGGCCGCGCACGGCCGTGCCGCCCACGAGCACGATGCGCCGGCGACCGGCCGCGAGCAGGTGGCGAGTGAGCGCCCGCGCCCCGGCGGCATCGTCGCCCGTCACCATGCTGAAACGCTCGGCGCCAGCCACCCAGCCCAGCAGCACGACGGGCACGCCGCGCTCGTGGAGCCTCTCCACCTCGGGGCGCGCCGTCAGGCCGCCGGTCCCGGTGACGACGATGATGCCGTCGGCGCGACGCTCGTAGAGCGAGCGCACACACTCGCCCTCGTCCTCCTGATGGGAGCCGCTGATGGTGAGCAACACCGAGTAGCCGGCCCGGCGCGCCTCCTGCACGCTCAGGTGGATCAGTTTGGGGTAGTAGGGATTGATCACCTCGGGCACCACCAGGCCCAGAGTGCAGGTGGCGCGGGTCGCAAGGCTGCGGGCGACCCGGTTGACGTGGTAGCCGGCCTGGGCGGCGACGCACCGCACGCGCTCGCGGGTAGCGGGTCTGACGAGCGGGCTTCCGGCGAGCGCGCGGGAGGCTGTGGCGCACGAGACGCCGGCGAGGCGGGCGACATCCTGCAGGGTCACCACGTCGGGAGTCCCCCCCATGCGAACGTTTGCATGGGCACTATAGCATGGCCTGCAAACGCTTGCAAGGGCCGGTTCTGACCGGCGGACGCCACGGCGCCATGCACGGCCGCCGATCCGTCGCTAGCGCCCAGACCCGGCGGGATTCGTGCCCTCGCCGTCGAATAGGGAGGTGGCGGCGCCCGCGCGCGGCGCGGTGCCGCACGAAACGCGGGGATGAGGCACGCGTATGACGAGACAGCGCCGCTGGCTACTGGTCGCCGCCCTCCTGGCCGCCTGCGCCGGAGGATGCGGGAGGAAGAGCGGCTCGCCGGCGTCCGGGAGCGAGGTGGAGGTCGCCCTTTTCAAGGGCGGCTACGGCATCGACTTCTTCGAGCAGGCCGCGCGCGAGTACGAGCAGAAGCACCCGGGCGTGCGCCTCAAGGTCTGGGGCAACCCGCGCGTGTGGGAGCAGCTTCGGCCCCGGTTCGTGGCCGGGACGCCACCGGACCTCGCCTGGCCCGGATGGGGGATGGACTACTGGCCCCTCGTCTACGAGGGTCAGGTGACCCCGCTTGACGACGCGCTCGCCGGGCCGGCCTACGACGGCAAGGGCATCTGGCGCGACACCTTCGAGCCGAGCCTGCTGCGGCTCGGGCAGTACGACGGCAAGCAGTACATGCTGCCCTACTACTTCAGCATCAACGGCTGGTGGTACGACCGGCACCTGTTCGCGAAGCATGGCTGGCAGCCGCCGCGCACCTTCTCCGAGTTGCTGTCGCTCTGCGAGAAGATCAAGGCGGCCGGAATCGCGCCCATCACCTACCAGGGCAAGTATCCTTACTACATGGTGACGGGCTTCCTCCTGCCCTGGGCCATCAGCGCCGGCGGCATCCAGGCAGTCGACGACGCACAGAACCTGGTGCCAGGCGCCTGGAAGTCGCCAGCGTTCCTGCAAGCCGCTCGAATGGTCAGGGAACTGAAGGACCGTGGCTTCTTCCAGGAGGGCGCCAACGGGATGAGCCACACGGAGTCGCAGATGGAGTTCGTCTCCGGGCGCGCCGCGATGATCCCGTGCGGCACCTGGCTCTACTCGGAGATGAGCAAACAACTCCCGCCGGCCGACCGCTTCCAGATGGTCTACTTCCTGCCGCCGGTGCTCGACGACGGGCCCGGCGACCCGACGAACGTGGCCATCGGCATCGAGCCGTGGGTCGTGCCGACCCGGGGCAAGCACCGCGACACCGCGATCGACTTCTACAAGTACCTGACGTCGCTGCCCAAGGCGAAGGAGTTCGTGGAGCAGAAGGGCACGCTGATGTCGATCAAGGGCAGCGACCAGGCGAAGCTGCCGGAGCATCTGGAGGAGCCCGCCCGCGCCTTCCGTGAGGCAAGGACGGTCTGGTCCGTGGAGTATGTTCAGTGGTACCCGGCGCTAGGGACGGCGAGCCAGAACGCGATGGCGGCGCTGCTCAACGGCGAGGCGAGCCCGGAGGAGTTCGTGCAGCGCCTTGAGGACGCGGCCGAGAAGATTCGGCGGGACCGCACCGTCCCGCGGCACCAGGTCGCTCCGCACTGAGCGATGCGCCGAGCACGCGAGCGCGCGGCCTTCGTGGCCCTGTTCCTGCTGCCCGCCACGGCGCTCTACGGGCTGTTCGTCGTGTGGCCCGTCGCCCAGGCGTTCGGCCTTTCGCTCTACCGCTGGCGCGGCGTCTCCGAGCAGAAGACCTTCGTGGGGCTGGGCAACTTCCGGCGGCTGCTCGCCGACCCCGTGTTCGGCCTGTCTCTGCTCCACAATGTGGAGTTGCTGGTGGTTGCCGGCGCGGCGATCCTGGTGATCGCCCTCGCCCTGGCCCACGCGCTGCACACGGGCGGCACCGGCGCGCGCGTGCTTCGCTCGGTCTATCTCTTCCCGCAGATCATCTCGCTGGTCGTCGTGGCCATCCTGTGGATGTTTGTGCTGAACCCGTCGTTCGGGATCCTGAACGGCACGCTGAAGGCCGTTGGGCTGCCGCGTCTGGCCCTCGACTGGCTGGGCACGCCAGACACGGCGCTGCCCGCGGTCGGGGCCGCCTTCGTGTGGCACGGGCTCGGCTTCTATGTCATGCTCTTCTCGGCCGGCCTGCGCGCCATTCCGGTCGAGGTAAACGAGGCGGCGCTCCTGGACGGCGTCGGCGGCCTCACGCGCTTCGCCCACGTTACGCTGCCCATGCTCTGGGCGGTGATGCGGGTCGCGCTCGTCTACCTGGTCATCAACGCCCTCAACGTGTTCGCGCTGGTCTATCTGATGACCGTGGGCGGCCCGGACCGCCGCACCGAGGTGATGCTCACGTACCTCTATGAGCAGGGCTTTCGCCACAGCGACTTCGGGTTCGCCACGGCGCTGGCGGTCGCCAACGTCGCCATCGTCATGGCGCTGAGCGCGGCCGTGTTCGCCGCCCTGCGGCGCGACCCGCGGGAGGGCCGCGCATGATGCGCCGCCTCCTCGCTAACATGGCGATGACGGCGTTCGCACTCACGGTGATCCTGCCGCTCGTCTGGGTGCTCATCACGTCGCTCAAGTCGAGTGCACAGATCTTCGCCTCGCCGTGGACGCTTCCTGACCCGCCGATATGGAGCAACTACGCGCATGCCTGGCAGGAGGCAGGGATCGCGCGCTGCTTCGGCAACAGCCTGCTCGTGACGCTGGCGACGCTGGCGATCTTGTTGCCGGTGGGCGCGATGGCCGCCTACGTGTTCGCCCGCTACCCGTTTCGCGGGTCGCGCATCCTGTTCGCCCTCTTCCTGGGCGGCATGATGTTCCCGCTCTTCCTGACCATCGTGCCCCTCTTCTTCCTCTTGGGAGCGCTCGGGCTTCTCGACAGCCTCGAGGGGTTAACCCTC
Coding sequences within:
- a CDS encoding carbohydrate ABC transporter permease, with protein sequence MMRRLLANMAMTAFALTVILPLVWVLITSLKSSAQIFASPWTLPDPPIWSNYAHAWQEAGIARCFGNSLLVTLATLAILLPVGAMAAYVFARYPFRGSRILFALFLGGMMFPLFLTIVPLFFLLGALGLLDSLEGLTLVYVAYSLPFTVFVLTGFFLTQPQELLEAAMIDGCGNAQAFRRVMLPLARPGLVVVGIFNAIGLWNEYPLALVIMSSDERRTLPLGVANLMMVEHYQSDWGALFAGLVIVMVPVLVVYWAFRDRIHETMIAGALKG
- a CDS encoding LacI family DNA-binding transcriptional regulator: MVTLQDVARLAGVSCATASRALAGSPLVRPATRERVRCVAAQAGYHVNRVARSLATRATCTLGLVVPEVINPYYPKLIHLSVQEARRAGYSVLLTISGSHQEDEGECVRSLYERRADGIIVVTGTGGLTARPEVERLHERGVPVVLLGWVAGAERFSMVTGDDAAGARALTRHLLAAGRRRIVLVGGTAVRGPFDRIRGFLEAIREAGLPEEGSLCPAVDGDRALADTLSGLMARAEPPDALFAYNDTLAAGVLRELEAMGIAVPDRVAVVGFDNLDLAEVVRPRLTTVDYPIEAFAEQAVRMVLERLQDGCQPPRRVIVTPHIVVRQSCGGGRPAAR
- a CDS encoding extracellular solute-binding protein, producing the protein MTRQRRWLLVAALLAACAGGCGRKSGSPASGSEVEVALFKGGYGIDFFEQAAREYEQKHPGVRLKVWGNPRVWEQLRPRFVAGTPPDLAWPGWGMDYWPLVYEGQVTPLDDALAGPAYDGKGIWRDTFEPSLLRLGQYDGKQYMLPYYFSINGWWYDRHLFAKHGWQPPRTFSELLSLCEKIKAAGIAPITYQGKYPYYMVTGFLLPWAISAGGIQAVDDAQNLVPGAWKSPAFLQAARMVRELKDRGFFQEGANGMSHTESQMEFVSGRAAMIPCGTWLYSEMSKQLPPADRFQMVYFLPPVLDDGPGDPTNVAIGIEPWVVPTRGKHRDTAIDFYKYLTSLPKAKEFVEQKGTLMSIKGSDQAKLPEHLEEPARAFREARTVWSVEYVQWYPALGTASQNAMAALLNGEASPEEFVQRLEDAAEKIRRDRTVPRHQVAPH
- a CDS encoding sugar ABC transporter permease, coding for MRRARERAAFVALFLLPATALYGLFVVWPVAQAFGLSLYRWRGVSEQKTFVGLGNFRRLLADPVFGLSLLHNVELLVVAGAAILVIALALAHALHTGGTGARVLRSVYLFPQIISLVVVAILWMFVLNPSFGILNGTLKAVGLPRLALDWLGTPDTALPAVGAAFVWHGLGFYVMLFSAGLRAIPVEVNEAALLDGVGGLTRFAHVTLPMLWAVMRVALVYLVINALNVFALVYLMTVGGPDRRTEVMLTYLYEQGFRHSDFGFATALAVANVAIVMALSAAVFAALRRDPREGRA